In Trueperaceae bacterium, the genomic stretch TGTGCTTGCGGTCCCAGGGGCAGTACTTGCGCATCTGCAGCTTCTCCTGAGTGTTCCGGCGGTTCTTGTGAGTAGTGTAGTTGCGCCGTTTGCACTCGGTGCACTCGAGCTGCAGCTTGATGCGGACATCGCTTGCCATGGTCGTCTCCCAATCGAAATAGGGTAGCACCCTTCAGGTGCTGGGGGTGTCGCCCGAAGTAGCGCGCTCCCTCGTCCTCGTCGTGAGGTTCGCCTGGACGGCGAGGAGCGGAGCCACTACCTGGCGA encodes the following:
- the rpmG gene encoding 50S ribosomal protein L33, which produces MASDVRIKLQLECTECKRRNYTTHKNRRNTQEKLQMRKYCPWDRKHTVHREVKV